The DNA segment AAGGTCGGCCGAGTGCGGGTGGTGGGGGCCAAGCACTATTCGCCGGTAGAGATCCGCGAAGAAGTTTCGGCGCTGAAGGAGGGGGCGGTGCCGGATTTTGCCACGGTGCAGACCCAGCTCGCCGGCCTCAATCGCGGGGCAGGGCGCCAGGTCACGCCGCTGGTGCGCGAGGGCCAGCGCCCCGGCACCATGGATGTGGACCTGCAAGTGGAGGACCAGAACCCCTGGCACGCCAGCCTCGGCCTGAACAACGACTACAGTGCCGACACCGAGAAGCTGCGCAGTGTCGCGACCCTGGGCTACGACAACCTCTGGCAACTGGGCCACAGCGTGTCCCTGACCTTCTTTACTGCGCCCCAGGACAGCGAAAACGCCAAGGTCTGGTCCGGCGCCTACAGCGCGCCGCTCAACGAGCGCTGGACCGTGCAGTTCTCCGGTTATCAGTCCGACAGCAATATCGCCACCATCGGCGGCAGCAACGTGCTGGGCAAGGGGCACTCCTACGGCGTCTCGGCGATCTACAACCTGCCGGCCAGTGGTGTCTGGGCCAACTCGTTATCGGTGGGGGTGGACTTCAAGGACTTCGAGGAGCAGATGCAGTTCGGCGCCAGCCGCGACCAGATCCCGCTCAAGTACGCGCCGCTGACCTTCGGCTACAACGGCTACCGCTACACCGAGCAGGCGCAACTGGGCCTGGGCCTGAACCTGGTGGTCGGCACCCGTGCGTTTTTTGGCTACGGCAGCGACGCCGAAGAATTCCAGTACAAACGCGACCAGGCCAGCCCCAGCTTTGCCGTGCTCAAGGGCGACCTGAATTACACCTACACCTTCACCGGCGACTGGCAGTCGGCGACCAAGACCGCGTTCCAACTGGCGTCTGGCCCGCTGGTCTCCAACGAGCAGTATTCGGCCGGTGGCGCCACGTCGATCCGTGGCTACCTGGCCGCCGAACGCACCGGGGATGAGGGCTACTTGCTCTCCCAGGAATTGCGTACGCCATCCCTGGCCAAGTTCCTCGGCAGCTATGTGCAGGAGTGGCGCTTCTACGCGTTTGCCGAAGGCGCGCGCCTGCGCCTGCATGACCCGCTGCCCGAGCAGGAAGACGAATACAGCCTGGCCAGCGTCGGCCTCGGCACCCGTGCCAGTTTGAGCAAGTGGTTGTCCGGCAGCC comes from the Pseudomonas shahriarae genome and includes:
- a CDS encoding ShlB/FhaC/HecB family hemolysin secretion/activation protein; this translates as MTHLFKSTLALCWLTLALPVSADEPGGASEAAVRRVDVNEYFVRGNTVLDARAIEEAVYPFLGPQKTLSDIEGARDALQKIYQARGYQSVFVELPEQKVDDGIVYLQVSETKVGRVRVVGAKHYSPVEIREEVSALKEGAVPDFATVQTQLAGLNRGAGRQVTPLVREGQRPGTMDVDLQVEDQNPWHASLGLNNDYSADTEKLRSVATLGYDNLWQLGHSVSLTFFTAPQDSENAKVWSGAYSAPLNERWTVQFSGYQSDSNIATIGGSNVLGKGHSYGVSAIYNLPASGVWANSLSVGVDFKDFEEQMQFGASRDQIPLKYAPLTFGYNGYRYTEQAQLGLGLNLVVGTRAFFGYGSDAEEFQYKRDQASPSFAVLKGDLNYTYTFTGDWQSATKTAFQLASGPLVSNEQYSAGGATSIRGYLAAERTGDEGYLLSQELRTPSLAKFLGSYVQEWRFYAFAEGARLRLHDPLPEQEDEYSLASVGLGTRASLSKWLSGSLDWGYPLLDGPNTQKQDSRLHFSVQATF